ctggaatgtgtgTGACATCCTGGAGAGCAGGGATTGCTCTGGGGGTCCCCTGGATTGTGTGTGACATCCTGGAGAGCAGAGATTgctctgggggtccccaggagtgtgtgtgacatcgtggagagctgggattgctctGGGGGTCCCCAGAAAAGTGTGTTTGGAACCTGTCAAAGCCATTCCAGGCGCTGGAGGGACAATTTGGGAGCAGCACATCACgctgggctgcaggatgtgTGTCCCACACCTTGTCCTCAGCAATGCCAGCTGTGATCATGGCATTCCAAGAGGAGGAGGGGGTTCCTGGGGCGTGTTGCTGGCTGGGGGCCCCCCTGGCATGGTGcccactcctcttcctcctcctcccagccttcctcctccctttcctgCTGCTTCAGAGCATTGGAGTCTCCTCAGCCCCCTGCTGACGAGCTGCTTGGCTGTtttcccctgccaggacctggacGTGGTGGGTGATGGGATGCAGTGCCCCCCATCCCCTCTGCTCTTTGACCCTTCCGTAACCCTCGATCCGTCCCTGCGGGACATGGCCGAGGCTCCCATCGACATCCTGGCGCTGGAGGAGCCGGACAGGGGCAGCTCCTCCACCCCTCCGGCCGAGGGGCCCGCGCAGGTACGGCCGGGTGGGACTGACCCCCTCCCACCCCGGGATGAGCTTTTCCCAGCAGGAACCTCCCCCCTCTTCCACCCACCAGGCCTGGGGGCTCCTCTCCCACCCAACAGCTCCAGATGCTGGGTGTGCCTGTGGTCTGGGTGGCATTAGGAGTGCCAGGGTGGGGGTGGCAGCCAGAGGCTGGCCCCCGAGGTGGCTCTGTGCCACCCTTGTCCTGGGGATGGATGTCCTGGGAATGTCTGGGATGCTGGGCATGTCTGGCCAAGGGGGTTGGCCTGCCGTTGGAACCTCTTCATCTCAGCTGGGAGTtgtttcccagcccaggggttctCCTTTCTTCCTTGGAGTCTTAATTTTCACTGGGATGGCTGAAATTTGTTGCTGTCATCCTGTCTGGAACCTGGGgcttttttggggtgtccccacagggactggtgATGTCACCCACTCTCCTGTCATGGCTCCTGGGGTGAAGGCCaagttttggggtgggggtgggggggcacagcccaggctctgACTGAAGACCCCCAGTTTGCTGTAGCTGTTGGTTTCAAGCAGGAGCCCAGAGGAAAAATCTCCCGGTCTGTTGGTGCTCCCATCCTGTGGAATGACCAATTCGTGTGGGAGTGACACTGTCCTGGGCTGTGACACTGTCCTAGACTGTGACACTGTCCCGCGCTGTCGCACtgtcctgggctgtgtcccaggCTGTGACACTGTCCCGGGCTGTCACACTGTCCTAgactgtgacactgccctgggctgtgacacTGTCCTGGGCTGTGACACTGTCCTAGGTGTGACACTGTCCTGGGCTGTCACACTGTCCTAGGCTGTGACACTGTCCCAGGTGTGACACTGTCCTAGGTGTcacactgtcccaggctgtcaCACTGTCCTGGGCTGTCACACTGTCCCGGGCTGTCACACTGTCCTGGACTGtgacactgccccaggctgtgaCACTGTCCTGGGCTGTgacactgtcccaggctgtcaCACTGTCCCGGGCTGTGTCCCAGGCTGTCACACTGTCCCGGGCTGTCGCACTGTCCCgggctgtgtcccagcacaCCCCATGTCCCTGTCGTATCCCCGCAGAGCCGCCTCCCGttgccgccggggccgcgggagGAGCCGCAGCCGCCGCAGGACgcggccgcgcccggcccggcgcgggcAGCCGCCGCCAACGGGAGCCTGGAGCCGGGCGCCGTGGGCTGAGCCCGGCAGCACCGGGGTCCCCACACCCCGGGGACCCTCGCCGTGGGACCGGGGCGGGCTGGGGTCCTCCTCCAGCGCCAGGATGAGCTGCAGCTCCGGCTCCTCTGCCGATCGCTGGAGCCACGGGGACCCCCGGAACCCCAGCAGCCCTCCCGTCCTCcgtggggatggagcagccacggGAGACCGGGGAGGGAAATCACGGAAGTTCTGGGGGCTTCtggtgggtcctggggggcgATGTGGCCCTGCGGTGTTTTTGGGGGGACAGAGGTTCCGTGCCGCGGGGTCCCCCACAATAAAGTGATGGAGGTGGGTGCTCGGTGTCCCTGTGTGAATGAGCCCCGGGATTGGGGGTGCCCGGGGGGCTGGTGGTCCTCCCGGGGCGGGGGCACCCTGCTGCTACCGGGGATGCCCTTTGGGGTCTCCCTTCGTTTCCGTCTCGGGGGGGCTCCGTGGGGTGCGGGGCGGGCCGGTCCCATCCCGGGGCAGCCGCCGCCGGTGCTCGGTACCGATTCTTCCCGCCGGGAGGAAGGAGGGGCGGGGGTACCGGCTCCGTGGCGAGCGGTTCCGGGGATCACGGGAAGGGGGCATTCGGGAGGGGTGCCCGGGGCGCGGAttggcggcggcgggggcgcagggcggggccggcccggtgGAGCCATGACGtcaccgccgccgccgccggtcccgccccggtcccggtcccagCCCCGGCCATGCCGCCCCGGCCCTGGCCCCGCCGTAGCCCCCGGTGAGTCCGGTCGCTCCGCGGCGAGGTGCAGGCGGGGGAACCGGGAGGGTCGGGCCGCTCCTCGGGGGCACCGGAGGCGGGGGTGGGCATCCGTGTCCTCCGGGCACCGGCTCGTACCGTGAGAGGGCGGGGGTTGAgcccgggggagcggcgggggtggCCCGGTCCGTGGTGTTCGCATGTCCCCGGTGCATCCCCGTCGTGTCCTCGGCtctccccgctgtccccgcctGTCCCCAGAGCATCCCGGCTGTCTCTGAGGTGTCCCCACTGtgtcctggctgtccctggggtgtccccagagcatccCGGTTGTCCCCAGGGTCACCAGTGAATCCTGACTctccctggggtgtccccagtgtccccattgcACCCGGACTGTCCCTGTGGTGTCCTCATTGCACCCAGActgtccctggggtgtccccatTGCACCTTGAttgtccctggggtgtccccagtgtctccATTGCACCCCGGctgtccctggggtgtccccagtgtccccagtgcacCCGGACTGTCTCTGGGgtgtcctcaatgtccccaatgcaCCCCGGctgtccctggggtgtccccagtgtccccagtgcatCCTGACTCTCCCTGGGGCATTCCTGACTGTCCCTGGTATATTCCCACTGCATCCTGACTGTCCCTGCGgtgtcctcagtgtccccactgcatcccgggtgtccctggggtgtccctcACGGTCTTTCATCCCACCCGCcggtccccagtgtccccagtacaccccagctgtcccctgcgTGTGTCTCTGTTGTCCCCACCGcatccctggctgtccctgcgTGTCCCTGGCCAGTCCCAGCTGTCCTCgatgtgtccctgcaccccgaGGCCATTTCTCCAGCACATCgcggctgtccccagggtgtccttgCTGTCCCCGCTGCatcctggctgtccctgggctgtccccagtgtgtcccagctgtccccagaaGAGCTCAGCAAGGTTGGGGACACTCGGGGCTGTCACCCCTGTCCCTGGACTGTCCCCAGTgcgtcctggctgtccccagagcagctcagcagggtTGGGAACACTCGGGGCTGTCACTCCATGTCCCTGGACTGTCCCCAGTgcgtcctggctgtccccagaacagctcagcagggctggggacccTTGGGGCTGtcacccctgtccctgggctcggCATGGGGACCCTGGTATGGGGCAGGCCAGGGCCAGCGGGTCACAGCCACGCTGGCACGTCCTGGGCTGCGGTTTGGGCACGTGCCGTGTCCCCACGCCGTGTCCCCACGCCGTGTCCCCCTACCGTGTCCGCACGCCGTGTCCCCGCAgtgcccggggcagcggggacAGAGTGACCGGGGGacctggggaggggacacgggcTCCGGGTGGCCGTGCCTGTGCCGCAGCCGTGTCCCcctccccacagggacccccgcgctgcccccgcgGGGCCCCACGCTGGGGGAGGGGATGGCCGCGCTGTCCATCTGTCGAGgcccccccggctgtccccgccGGGGGCTTGGGGGGGCCGCGGGCTCCTCTTCCCCTCCAGACAGAGCCTCACTTCCCCCCGTGACGCAGCCggagccgccggccccggggccgcttCCTGCGCGGGGGGCAGGCGAGGGGCCCACGGGCACCTCCGGGACAATGGGGACCACCGCAGGGACCCGCGTGGGTTCGCCCCACGGGCTGCAGGGGACGGGGACAGCACGCGCGAGGTCTGGCCGTGCACCCCCACACCTTCCCCTTGTTCCTCCATCACCCCCAAAACCTCTTCTTGTCCCCTCTGCTCTCCCTATCCTGCCGAgccccccgctccccgccgcggTGCCGTGGGGTCCGGGTGAACCGGGGACGCGTGGCCCCGTgtgaaccccaaaaacccaaacctcacCCTCGAGGGGCGGGGGGTGGAGGCCACGGCCGGGGGTCGCGGCTCGGTTCCGCGCCTGCAGCCCCGGGGGGCTCCccgaggggtcccgggggctcCGGGCAGTCCCTCCAGAGGGTGCGGGATGCCCGTGGGGATCCCTCCGTCCTCTGCCCTGGCCCTCCGGCGGCGCCCGGTGCCGCGGAGGGATTCCCGGTGCTTCCTCTCCCGGGATGATTCCCGGtgtgccggtgccgccgctcccgggggCCCCAGCGCCGGTTCCCCGGGGCTGGCGCTGGCGGAGCCGCGCaccgggggaggcggcggctcCGTCCCGGCTCCTCCCCGGCCGCGGCGGGAaggcggagccgccgccgccgcctcccaaCAAtagcgcggccgggccgggccgggatgGAAACGCCGCCGTCGCCGGGACCGGCCCCAGGGCCGCTCTGAGCCGAgagcggcggcgccgccgggaGCCCCGGGCGTGAGTACGGGCCGGGACCGGCGCTCAGCGCAGGGACGCGGTGGCACCGGCGGCGGGGGAAGCCCGGGGTGGAGCGGGGGGTGTGCGGCACTGGCGGGGGGGCCGTCTGAACACCGGGGGTCCTCTGCACCGGGGCTGCGGATCCCGGTGCCCCGGGGTCAGCCCCGGGGGTGCTGCGTATCCCGGTAGCCCGGAGGTGCTGCGCATCCCGGTGCCCCGGGGCTCGTGCCGATTCCGGTCCCGGTGGTCCTGCACATCCTCGTGACCCTGTGCCGGTGGCGGTCCCGGTCCTTGGGGCACACAGGTTCCCCGGGGCTGATGCCGGTCTCGGTCCCGGTGGTGCTGCACATCCCGGTGTCCCAGGGCTGGTCCTGGTCCCGGTCCCGGGCGTGCTGTGCATGCCGGGGCCGAGAAGCTTCCCCTGTACCACCAggaaggagggggcagcaggaggagtCCCTGCGGCTCCTGGTGCCGGAGGGGtcagggctggaggctggcGGCTCcatccccctcctcatccccgTTCTCCCTGGCAGGTGACACCGCTCAggtttggggctggggacatCCAAAGCCAGGTAAGAGACCCCGGGCTGTGCAGGGCCTGGGGGCGCCTCAGGCCGGGTGCCACGGGCCAGGGGCCAGCAGGGACCCCGTGGTGATGCCCGTCCCCTGCAGCAGCGATGTCGGAGAGCGTGGCCGAGgcgccgggagccgggagcccGGCGGCGCTGGGCGAGACAGGCACCAGCCACGAGCTGCTGCAGCGCCTGCGGGAGCTGGAGGTATGCGGGAATGGGACCACCAGGACACGGGACCACTGGGCAGCCGTGGCCACTGAAGCTGTGGCCATGGCCACCGTGCGGCCAGTGCCAAGAGCCAGCTGTGGCCAGTGCCACGGAGCCACAGACGACACCATGGTGGTGGGTCGCACTTCCCAGTTTTCCGTGGCCCCTCGTGTGCCACTGCTCCTGGGGTAGCCCCATCCTGCCATGTGTGGCCCTGAGTCCCCCTGACCAGGAGACAGAGGGTCTGCTTGGTGCCATCGGgatgtcccctgtgtcccctgagctgtgccctgagctgtccttgctctgttctaggcagagaactcagccctggcccaggccaaTGAGAACCAGCGGGAGACCTATGAACGCTGCCTGGACGAGGTACTGGAGagcacccacacacacacagggtgtccccagtgccctgtgtcccccaggcaCACAGGACACGTGTGCCCATGCGTGTGCCCACGTgtgtgctggggcaggaggctgcgtgtgccctgtgccccacCGCAGACCTCCCCTCTCCTCCGCAGGTTGCCAACCACGTGGTGCAGGCACTGCTCAACCAGAAGGTGGGTGTCAGGAAGGTGTCAGGGGGCTGGGAGGATGCTGAGGGGCTCCGGGGGTCCTGGCTGATACCCCCACACCCTGGCCAGGACCTGCGTGAGGAGTGCATCAAGCTGAAGAAACGCGTCTTTGAGCTGGAGCGCCAGAACCAGGTGCTGAGCGACCTGTtccagcagaagctgcagctctCCACTGGCTCCCTCCCCCAGGTGtgcctgggctgcatcaggGTTGGGGGGCGGGCATGGGACAGAGCCCCCCCAGAGCTTAACCCAGCATCTCTCTCCTCTCCAGCTGCCGTTGCACCCGGTGCCAGCACCCCCAGATGTCCCGGTCACcccccagccaggctctgctgagcAAGAGCCACCCCCACTGCTCCCTGgcctctgtctgtccctgcccGAGGTGGGTACCAGTGTTCCCAACCCATTTCTGTCCTAGTGTCCCCCTCTCTGGGCAGTGTCACTCCCTTCCCCATTGTCTATTCCCAGTGTGTGGTGTCACCAGGCCCACGGTGTCCTCTCCTGTCCCCCTCCCTGGATCTGTGGTGTCCCCATCCAAGTGCCTATGGCACTTTCAGCAGGGTCCCTGTGGTGTCACCTCTCCAAGTCCGTGGTGTCCACCTCCCCAAGCCCCTCCATCTGTGATGTCTCTGGCTCCAAAACCCACTGCCCCTGATGTCCCTATCCCCATTACATCCCCATCCCACAGTTTATTGTGTCCTCTCTCTCTGTACTGGGGGGCTCAGTGCCAGGTGCTCACCTGGTGAGGTGATGGTaccctgtccccacaggtgcTGCCACCGGTGCCATCgggcagccctgggctcagccccggTGCCCCGCCCCTGGATGCCCTGTCCCCGTTCTTCAAAAAGAAAGCCCAAATCCTGGAGGTGCTGCGCAAGCTGGAGGAGACCGACCCGCTGCTGGGaccccccccggcctcccccgGCTCCCCCGAGCCCTGCGCAGCCCTGGCTTGGCCGCCTTGCCCGCTGCGGggcccgggggctgcggggggctGGCGGGGCACCGAgggcagcccctgctcctctcccGAGGAAGGGGGTCCGCCGCGGGGGGCTCTGCTCAGCGCCTTGGCCGAGCGGCTGCTGCGAGGTGAGGGCGGGGGCTGCTGCCGGCGCAATGGGGAAGCCCCCGGGGGACCCCCCCGGCAGCGGCGCGGGGAGcaccctgctttcctgggaCTCTACACGCCGGGCGAGGAGAGCCCCGAGGGGGGCTTCACCCCGCTGTCACCCGGCGGGGTCCCCAACCCCCTGACCTCCCCAACAAAGGTGCTCAAAGTGCCGCCTCCCCCCGGGGGGCTGCGCCTCAGCCCCCAGCTCGCCCACCCCTCCAAGATCCCTTGTCGCGGCGCCCACCCCGAGGCCTCACCGGTGCTCAGCCGCCGCCCGTCCCCCGACGCCGCTCCAGAGCCCGGCTCCACCGAGCCCCCCGCCTTCCCCCACCCCCGCACCTTCGAGGCGGTCGAGCAGCCCCCCGGGCCACCGGGGCCCGCggccggcggggagcgggcggccgcttcccccCCCAGCTCCCGCCGCGGCACGGGGGGCTCGGCCCCCTGCCGCCGCCCCGGCAAGAAGCCCCCCGAGCCGGGCTACCTGCCCTTCAAGGAGCGCCTGGCCGCCCTGGGCAAGCTGCGGGGGGCTGAGGGccgggagccgcccggcccaGGGCGGCCCGatcggggccatggggccgagctgcgccccccgccccgggcgGGTTTGGGGGGCAGCCTGAAGCACCCCGAGCCCGCGCACGGTGCGGAGCCCCTGGCCCGCTGCTACTCCTCCGGCTCCATGGGGGACCCCGGCAAGGCGGGGGGCAAGGGCCGCCCCAGCAGCGGCCGGACCCCCTCTCGGACCCCCCCCGCGCCCCCTGCCAAGGCTTCCCGCAGCCCTCACGGCAGTCCCACCAAGCTGCCCACCAAGGCGGGCAAAGCCGGGGCACCGCGGGGCGAGGAGCCGGCGGGCGCCAAGGCGGGCGGGGGTCCCCACAAAAGCCCCGCAgagcccgcggggccggcgccCTGCGCCGCGGGGCACTCGGCCATCGAGGAGAAGGTGATGAAGGGCATCGAGGAGAACGTGCTgcggctgcaggggcaggagcgggcTCCGGGCGCCGAGGCCAAGGGCAAGGCGGCGGGGCTGGCGAGCTGGTTCGGGCTGCGGCGCAGCAAGCTGCCGGCGCTGAGCCGGCGTGGGGACGGCGGCCGCGGACG
This window of the Lonchura striata isolate bLonStr1 chromosome 27, bLonStr1.mat, whole genome shotgun sequence genome carries:
- the NCKAP5L gene encoding LOW QUALITY PROTEIN: nck-associated protein 5-like (The sequence of the model RefSeq protein was modified relative to this genomic sequence to represent the inferred CDS: inserted 2 bases in 1 codon; deleted 2 bases in 1 codon; substituted 1 base at 1 genomic stop codon), with translation MIPGVPVPPLPGAPAPVPRGWRWRSRAPGEAAAVPAPPRPRREGGAXPPPPPNNSAAGPGRDGNAAVAGTGPRAALSRERRRRREPRAPGATGQGPAGTPWXCPSPAAAMSESVAEAPGAGSPAALGETGTSHELLQRLRELEAENSALAQANENQRETYERCLDEVANHVVQALLNQKDLREECIKLKKRVFELERQNQVLSDLFQQKLQLSTGSLPQLPLHPVPAPPDVPVTPQPGSAEQEPPPLLPGLCLSLPEVLPPVPSGSPGLSPGAPPLDALSPFFKKKAQILEVLRKLEETDPLLGPPPASPGSPEPCAALAWPPCPLRGPGAAGGWRGTEGSPCSSPEEGGPPRGALLSALAERLLRGEGGGCCRRNGEAPGGPPRQRRGEHPAFLGLYTPGEESPEGGFTPLSPGGVPNPLTSPTKVLKVPPPPGGLRLSPQLAHPSKIPCRGAHPEASPVLSRRPSPDAAPEPGSTEPPAFPHPRTFEAVEQPPGPPGPAAGGERAAASPPSSRRGTGGSAPCRRPGKKPPEPGYLPFKERLAALGKLRGAEGREPPGPGRPDRGHGAELRPPPRAGLGGSLKHPEPAHGAEPLARCYSSGSMGDPGKAGGKGRPSSGRTPSRTPPAPPAKASRSPHGSPTKLPTKAGKAGAPRGEEPAGAKAGGGPHKSPAEPAGPAPCAAGHSAIEEKVMKGIEENVLRLQGQERAPGAEAKGKAAGLASWFGLRRSKLPALSRRGDGGRGREWAGTPAPLRREVKLAARKLEAESLNISKLMEKAEDLRKALREEHAFLQGLALEKGRPRGPPRSPGPLPVMYQEVTAETFMQQLLDRVDGKDVPYETRLEHKRELCDLRRVPPDAKEPRLCRPPRNGIVGHLREPSDKVPDVGLRDELPSDESLSESGTAQHFAACGSLTRTLDSGIGTFPPPDYGGVPAKNTPKPRGRPEPLPGAVPAAVTKVPRKARTLEREVPSAEELLVPGKHRSAPGCRLPAPPSSHGHRAAPQDTGDDARKPRRVQQSKNWTFPNAKACGAADPFVCPPEGLEGLHRPGQAPVCSPAGHRGASPEAPPPLPPALSTSSSRTPSASDVGDEGSTEARSRDGGHGPAGLEHSESLSDSLYDSLSSCGSQG